The window TACCGACATCGGGTTCATCCAGTTCTTTCAACACAGAGCATAAATTTATGTGTAGAAGTTCACGGAAATTGAAACAAATAGTAGATATGAACCCATAAGTTTAAACATGCGATGGGTTCAATGGTTAGAACCTTACATGTTGAACCCATAAAACTTAATTTCTACATTCACCTCTGATTTACTTGCATGTCAGGTTGCCGTTCGTAAGACATTAAAGTTTGAAACTCTTATTCGCATGCCTGGGACCGGTAGATCAACACCCCAGGGGCCAATATACAAGAGACTGCAAGTTAAGATCTTGTATAAAGGTcgggtaaggctgcgtacaatagacccttgtggtttGGCCCTTCGCCGGACCCCGCTCATAGCGCGAGCATtaatgcaccgggctgcccttttctAAAAGTTAAGGATCTTATAGACTGAAACCACAGGTAGTAGGGCCATttaacatgagaaaataagtactGTCTGAGGTAAAGGATAAATGAAGGCAGTTCAGGGAACCCAAGAAAATGAGGCGGCAAAGTAATGTCTGAAAGTCTTATCCAAGCAAAGGGATCAGTctaacttcaacaaaatggttaaGATCTAATGCTATCCAAATTTGATCACACGTCGTGCATACCTAATGAAAACAGGAAAAATTATGCTATAACTATGAAAAACGAAGatccttttattttttgggaTTCAGAGCTGTGCATGTTTATGTGGTATACAATAGCAGAATATTACATGGTACAAAGGTTTCTCCTTCCTTGTCTATCCGGCTGTTTTGCAGCAGGTAACATTTATAACCAACACAAATAATGACTCAAAAAATTGAGAGATAAGAACGGAAAAAGAACATGATCTTGCAAACTGATATGACAAAACCATTATAGCTCTCCTCAGCAAGAGATAGACCATTGCAGTTAAAACAgcataaaaaattgaaataccaGATGTTTTTGGTACTAGTTAAAACGATTTGAGAATCAGGTGAATAGAATACTCATGGAGAAATCTCCTCTATTGAATCTAGATGAGGTTCCCATCTCGAACTCCATAATTTTGGAGTCGAGATAGGAGGTACAAATGGCTTCTTCTCCTGCTGCCTTTTCTTCCATAACCAACCAGACCATCTCTCTTTGGAGGAGTAGAAGTCCTTTGCAAGACATATAGAGCCCTCTAAACAATCACCATTAACGTCCACAACTTCTTCGCGGTCCAACTCAGGCTCCTCGTTTTCAGTGGGATGTTTTGCTTTATGGGAGTGTCTGTGCTTCAGTTTCTCTACAGTACTAGATGGGATTACAAAGTATTTTTGCCCTGGCAATAGAATATCATCTGCAGTGAGAACAGATTCATGGGGACGGTCGAAAAAATGCGGCAGAGCTACATGCCTTCCTGGATAGTTCTTTAATAACTGAACTGCAGAAATGGCACAGTCGTACATATCTACCTTCCCACCAGGATGAACTATCCGCACAGTGATATCCTTAAGTTGTAAATTCAGACTATACGAATTAGTTTCCTTCaaccttttccttttttcatatTCTCTGTTGGTATTCTGGCCTCGTGTTGACTTGTTACTACAAAGCTTCAGCATTTCCAGCAATTACAAGCCGCTACAACAATTATGAGCATCATGgatcagaaaaagaaaatataggaGTGTAGTTGCATTCAGATATATGTATACAGACAAGGTCTCCAGCATAATATAACATATTTTGTTTCTATAGACCAGGGCCAGCCATTATGAACTTAACATTATCTCAAATTAGTCAAGTGATAACTCCAAAGGCCAAATAGAAAATTATATCTCCCAACAATAAAATTTCTTTGTGTTCTCCTCAACCGGCAAAACCAAAGTCTTCCATGATACATAAAGCAGCAAAAGCATCCAAgtttttgttgtttcaaaaatatacatattttgtTTTGTGCCACGTCTGCAAACACATCCTTGTGCTCATGTCGTACTCCCAAAGCCCGGATGGCACTTGACGTTCTAGCTTTTTCCTTCTCCCACTAATCCAGTTGTTATGAATAATAAAACAACCCTTCATCAAGCATGCTTCCTCAACATTTCTTTCTTGCCAAAGATCTTTATATGCACCATTGGGGAAGAGGTCTCTGTCCAGGAATTGAACGGTCAGGTTCGTTTGAGGTTCTAAGCATCTTCTATCATCTATGCGATTGTATCCACCTTCCCCGCACAATGTATCATAGAAGCTAGGCTGCTCAGAGAGATTTGAGTTTGCTGCATGCTTCACAACCTTCTTAAGAGCAGCAATAGTCATAGCATCCGAATGAGCATAATAGAACCCAGAATTCAGACGTCGAGGTAAGTTTATAGGTCCTGTAGTTGCCGATACATATTTGTGcacaaataaagaagaaattagctTAAATCAAGGGTGATAATAGTTTACAATCCAACAGCACAACTGCACGAGCATGGGATAAGTAGATATCTTCATCCTGAAGATAAATCCCACTAATTACCTTTTTTGCGCTCCAAATTTCAGCATTCAACAAAAAAGAAATGTCTTTCAAAAGGAAATACATGAATACCTGTCAACTTGTATTCATCTGATTGTGCCACAAGAACTGCAGGGCCAAATGAGCTAAGGAAGGGGAGTGGATTCTTGAACCAATAAATGTCAACATCGCTCATTAATACATTGTAACCAAGCTTCAGTATCTGCAGAACCATTCTGGACTTAACTTTGGTTACTTTCTGAAAGCACTCAGTTCCAAAATGACAGTTGTCAAAGCTGATCTCGATTTCAAGGTTGGCAAACTTGAAGACAGGTAGGCCCTAGAAACACAAGTTCATCTTACTTTTTATTAACTGGTAAAACAGAAAGGACGGAGATGAAATCTTAACATTCTGTGTATGGGGTCAGACATATACTTTTCCCGAGAAATTGAGGTAGTCTTGATAAATGGCAGGCATATTAGTCGCAAAGATAAATAAGTGAGCTATTACTGAGATGCAGTGATGGTTCAACCTACCGATCACGTTTAGCACGAAGAACATTAGCTAATAAACAAAATAGGTTACCTGCAAGACAGAGAAATCATATATATCATCGTCAAGAGCACAGACCAAAAAGTTAGAGATCTGAAGATGGTGTAGCCTGCAGACCCAACTCATTAGCATGTCCTTGTAACTATACCCAACAACTGCTAGCACAACTGTCTTATTACTGTCTGCACGAAGTGAGAGTAATAATTCTAAAGACAAGGAAAGCGAAATGGGCATCGACACATTCAAGTAGTCCTTCACTGGGCAGTCCTTAGCTCCCTCAGTTGATCTAATAGTATCAATGCATTCCAAAGTATTCTTCTCTCTTGTTGACTTGAACATAACTTCTTTTCTTAAACTCAATGATCCTTTATACCTCAAAGGGTAAACAACCATTTGTGCTGAATTTATGAAGAGATAGTGTCCTCCACACTGAAAAAGTCTAAATATGTTAGAGAAGTTCTGTTCATGGAAATATAATGATCCATAAAGCATTGCCAAATTGGAGTTCCCTGCGGCTTCCCAAAACCTTTTTCTAGTAGCCAGGCCAAGAAAATCTTCACTTGTGCAATTGAAGTCCTGGTCAAAGTCATTAAGGTACAAATTGGAAATGGCCCAACTAGCATCAAAGACAAATCTGAAATCAGAGAACAGAGCTTCATTTATAAGCCAGCGGTTATGAAGCCCCTTTCCATATAGAAAAGGGGGGAGGACTCCTTTATGCAAGGGAAGGTCTCCATTGTTCCATGCTATTAGCATTTTTCCCTCACAAAGATTCCATTTCCGTTCTTGTGAAAGAAAATCCTGCAACTGCAGGAACAGAATACTTAAAGGAAGAAGTTTCCTCAGGACTGATCCTGTCCAAATCATTTGTACTCTTTTTAACCATACCTTTTGAGTCTTCACTCGGTTTCCATCATCTTGGAGCCAATGTTTTCCATCTGCATCCAAGTGAAATGGAAAGTGGGGAACACTCtttgatgaagaaaaaagaagCCAATCATGATCAAGTCTATGCGCATGTCTGATAGTTTTAATGAAGTCTGACAAGAGTATGGTGTttggatcaatcacaacagaaacATCTGAAGAAGATGCTTTTGACCTTGCAACCATGGAATGAAAAAATGGTGTGCCTAGGaacctaaaataaaaattatagtaaCAACTCAAAATTTACAGATCAAATTAACGCCCAAAACTGACAAAAATAATGTAAGCATGCAAGCTAGTAAATCAGGTTTTCAGCAAAGTCATCATCATATTGATCCTCTTATTGAACTCTTTCATTCGGGTATCAAGCTCTTAAGTTATTGTTAGATGCAAGATTCACTTGTTTTATCTACATACAAATTTGTAAGTTTGAATCCTGATACTAGGGGATGAAATATCAACTTGGACCATTTGTTATAAAAGTAACTTAACCAACTGCCGTGACTATATTCCATTTCTCTGCGTATGCCCAATGTTTCTGTTACATATAAACATGTCTAATCACTAGAGATATAATTATCAGTTCAAAACCAAGCTATTGAGAACTCCTACTTTTGGCATCAAAAAAATTGCAGTGTCAGCGTAGTGCTAGAGATTATATCCAGCCTCTTTGCACAAATGCAAAGAGTTGCAGTGTACACCCACTCTCCTCTTACAACCTTACTAACCGAAGGGTAGGTTCCTTTTTATGCAGGATTGACTGATTGAGGATTAAAAGCGTAAAGTTCACGaacaacaagaaaaatatatatgatcACTGAACTTAACTTTATCCATTGTAATCGTAAAATTACAAAACTATTTTTGTCTcattaaaataactaaattttactGACAGTAACAGTAAAGACACCTATTGTTTCTCCTATTAAATTAACTGAACTTTATCCATTATAATGGTCAAGTCCCTAAACATCCCACTATAACAACGAAACACATTACATATTCATCAAGGTGATTTGACTATTATGGTTAATAAAGTTTTGTAACTTTATATAGGGAGTAATTTCCCAGAAAAAACAAGGCATTGAAAACACTGAAAGTACTTGTAAAGAAGAGACTAACTACCAAAAAAGCAACAAGGGCGTCCTAATGCACTAAAGCTTCCACTATGCGCGGGATCTAGAGTACTAGACCACAAGAGTCTATTGCACACAGCCTTAcaatgcatttctgcaagaggttgtttccacaaCTTGAACCCGTTACCTCcaggtcacatggcagcaactttactagCTATGCCAAGGCTCCCCTTCCTAAGAAATAAAAGCAATAAAAGTAAAATTCATACGTGAAATCGATGTTTGGCTCAACTGATACCCTGTGACTTAACAATTCAGCAAAGGAGAAAACAGATGGGTCTTGGCTGAAAAGAACAACACTAATATCTGGTAATAAGCCAAGCCAAGATTGAATAGCAAGAGCCTGCCTTTCCCCAGTAGTACCCACAAAAGGCTTTGGTGCTGTAAATATGGTAATAGTAGGACCATCCACCAATTCACCATTTAAAAGCATGCTCTTTTTTATCTGACTTTTTAAAGAAGATGTCAACGGCATATGTTGAGTAGAATAAAAGGAGACACCAATCAAGATAAACCCCCATAGCCAAATCAACCACAACACAAGTTGCTTTGCCTGTAAATCCAACAAGAGAGAGAAATAAATGAGAATAAAGAACACAAAGGCATAGTAAATGCATAAAGTCAAAAGCTTTATCGAAGTGGAAAACATAATCAGTGTGATTGATGATAAAGAACATAATAGCATAGTAAATGCAGAAAGACGATAACGAACACAATAGCAACAACATACCTAGACtagtcccacaaagtgaggtctgaggagggtagagtgtacgcagagcGTACCTCTACCtcaaggtagagaggttgtttccaatagaaaCTTGGCTCAAGAAAAAACAATAGTAACAGAAACAGTCAAAGCAGGATAAGCTAACAGAACAGTACCACAACAAAACAATAAACAATAAATCGAATATAAGAAACTAAAAGAGTACTACTGCTACCCCTACCAGTATGACAGGATAAGCTACACAACAGTCAACTACTCACCAAACATTCTACCCTAATGCGTCCTCCATAAAGAACACAATAgcatattaataaaatatatagagTTGAAGACTTTATGGATTGGAAAACAATCTATCATGCGTGACAATGAACAACATAGTAGCATAGCAAAAACATAGAGTTGAAAATTTGCTGGAGTGGAGAAAGAAATCagtcttgatttttttttgtatatattaataTTAACTGCACATTTTACTCATCTTCCAAATATTTAAACAAGGACTATGAGGGAGGGAGTAAATTcatttgattcaattttgattGATAAGAAAGAAGACAATAGCAATTAGCATAGATGAAAGGTTTGTTGAAATGGACCTTCTTATTGTAGAGATATGAGAAGACAATAGATTGAAAGGAGTTCATTGCTGTTTGTGAACAGATCAAAGgggttggagatttcatgattttttatgGAAACTTAAATCAAAGTAAGTGAAAAGTTGGCaatagcagtagcagtagcaacGCCGTGGGAAAAGCATGAAGGTGGAGGAAGGGAGCTGAAAGCATGTGAGTGGGTGACTTTGAGGCATTTGCGTTAGGCAGCCGTAGGTTTTAAGGGTCAATCAATGTCACCATTTTCACTCATTTATTTTAATGGTGAGCAAGTGCGTGCAGATGCAACTATCAATTGGAACTTGTATGAGTGGAACTTCAACTGCCAATCGCCTCATCAGGGAAACTATTAATTTTACACGATGGTTGTCCATTTGGAAAACCATTAATACTCGGGAAAAGTTTCAAATAtaccactgaactatcagaaatgattCATTTATGTCATTCGTTAAAAGTTAGGTTCATTCATGTCATCGTCGTTATAAAACCGGCTCACCATGTCATTAATTTTTAaaccatgccattactttttaacagatgGTTTTAAAAACAGTCTTGCCACGCGGCAGCTTATTAGAGGGTcacgtattttttattttattttttattaaaaaaaataattttttttttatccattaaaaaaaattcatgtaactttttgatccattgaaaattagtttgatctatgcttttaaaatttgattaatttttcataaatatattcttaaaatattctcGTTCGATtcgtttttttgtcatttttgacatattaagattgttttcatattttacctttaatattaattatttttttcttcaaattaatttcaaataNNNNNNNNNNNNNNNNNNNNNNNN of the Capsicum annuum cultivar UCD-10X-F1 chromosome 11, UCD10Xv1.1, whole genome shotgun sequence genome contains:
- the LOC107854191 gene encoding beta-arabinofuranosyltransferase RAY1 isoform X1, whose protein sequence is MKSPTPLICSQTAMNSFQSIVFSYLYNKKAKQLVLWLIWLWGFILIGVSFYSTQHMPLTSSLKSQIKKSMLLNGELVDGPTITIFTAPKPFVGTTGERQALAIQSWLGLLPDISVVLFSQDPSVFSFAELLSHRVSVEPNIDFTFLGTPFFHSMVARSKASSSDVSVVIDPNTILLSDFIKTIRHAHRLDHDWLLFSSSKSVPHFPFHLDADGKHWLQDDGNRVKTQKVWLKRVQMIWTGSVLRKLLPLSILFLQLQDFLSQERKWNLCEGKMLIAWNNGDLPLHKGVLPPFLYGKGLHNRWLINEALFSDFRFVFDASWAISNLYLNDFDQDFNCTSEDFLGLATRKRFWEAAGNSNLAMLYGSLYFHEQNFSNIFRLFQCGGHYLFINSAQMVVYPLRYKGSLSLRKEVMFKSTREKNTLECIDTIRSTEGAKDCPVKDYLNVSMPISLSLSLELLLSLRADSNKTVVLAVVGYSYKDMLMSWVCRLHHLQISNFLVCALDDDIYDFSVLQGLPVFKFANLEIEISFDNCHFGTECFQKVTKVKSRMVLQILKLGYNVLMSDVDIYWFKNPLPFLSSFGPAVLVAQSDEYKLTGPINLPRRLNSGFYYAHSDAMTIAALKKVVKHAANSNLSEQPSFYDTLCGEGGYNRIDDRRCLEPQTNLTVQFLDRDLFPNGAYKDLWQERNVEEACLMKGCFIIHNNWISGRRKKLERQVPSGLWEYDMSTRMCLQTWHKTKYVYF
- the LOC107854191 gene encoding beta-arabinofuranosyltransferase RAY1 isoform X2, which encodes MKSPTPLICSQTAMNSFQSIVFSYLYNKKAKQLVLWLIWLWGFILIGVSFYSTQHMPLTSSLKSQIKKSMLLNGELVDGPTITIFTAPKPFVGTTGERQALAIQSWLGLLPDISVVLFSQDPSVFSFAELLSHRVSVEPNIDFTFLGTPFFHSMVARSKASSSDVSVVIDPNTILLSDFIKTIRHAHRLDHDWLLFSSSKSVPHFPFHLDADGKHWLQDDGNRVKTQKLQDFLSQERKWNLCEGKMLIAWNNGDLPLHKGVLPPFLYGKGLHNRWLINEALFSDFRFVFDASWAISNLYLNDFDQDFNCTSEDFLGLATRKRFWEAAGNSNLAMLYGSLYFHEQNFSNIFRLFQCGGHYLFINSAQMVVYPLRYKGSLSLRKEVMFKSTREKNTLECIDTIRSTEGAKDCPVKDYLNVSMPISLSLSLELLLSLRADSNKTVVLAVVGYSYKDMLMSWVCRLHHLQISNFLVCALDDDIYDFSVLQGLPVFKFANLEIEISFDNCHFGTECFQKVTKVKSRMVLQILKLGYNVLMSDVDIYWFKNPLPFLSSFGPAVLVAQSDEYKLTGPINLPRRLNSGFYYAHSDAMTIAALKKVVKHAANSNLSEQPSFYDTLCGEGGYNRIDDRRCLEPQTNLTVQFLDRDLFPNGAYKDLWQERNVEEACLMKGCFIIHNNWISGRRKKLERQVPSGLWEYDMSTRMCLQTWHKTKYVYF